One window of the Zea mays cultivar B73 chromosome 3, Zm-B73-REFERENCE-NAM-5.0, whole genome shotgun sequence genome contains the following:
- the LOC103649915 gene encoding uncharacterized protein yields the protein MEATMQDILDALARMEARLTDALVGRCGEPYAREHTSPFDGSAPPSSIVNTQYRDEAILPPLVHDDAAKVASLDSGNDFGLQQTATVLASLGSDEMSSSTTLLAGSISDRYIPPFYDDDCYTMPQPFVDTLANPDDDLLQELDVLDEDAASANAADDDSGAVLVYAPLDSNIDSSGSPRYPCLPEGAVLFHRDPDEKVLIGGMELSGEVRRLRFSLPSPDQAMNPALVPNTDAEEEEVLTITPTKCLMRVLNRRTYSVPNLPEEKVQNLIRVGGDKLRFPDDRTMFPNSANAYTDDIGRLVLSHGSIHIALDIECGVTSWAAYLLSWDILAMSFALRDSHEARMQFTLVRGVPVMIGVLASKCFAYPTRALHMAHCFCCYSPLQLYDGLYLIEDDRVLHPRGYWILSGPPINWKKYWKGWERTKEDAANNCAHGYYTAGKGTVLVANNFGDDLFAGSNEIKQPWPPPLELACLDWNIMVFFVFRVSTTLFIDIDSAGFGTGLELWSSRASDKNKFMLEQLHRNKMSNRATHGCYACRRPIHLRGQDTICSGCNDGFIQESSEMGGVLNTYGLLEPDFEERRAKRIGMMDAISALIQQQMAEIGRDSLFDIHGRQGTCTEHRRRSTAIHTLIIGCIPSPAVGSSESSDVNIIMRGGSGVRAVHPNFSSLVVGSSLEALFEHLLLQNNRQATPPAPQSAIDSMSIGYNTTISVPQMHAVCLKLLEKNLQPGMRALDVGSGIGLAAGLVPSGLSAVSSGQGNFSVFVWDPGDSGLVTSSLSAVSSDQGNFSVFVWDPGDRGLVTYGLRVVSIARVTAIMSGTYARAAATTSSPKMRQTQFRWRAEERRDAFNNDANPQMKLILHRQRLGGKPRFKEWGMLGVAAMWGHCQGASRFLQL from the coding sequence ATGGAGGCCACGATGCAGGATATTCTAGACGCACTGGCGCGCATGGAGGCACGCTTGACCGATGCGCTGGTGGGTCGCTGCGGCGAGCCGTACGCACGCGAGCACACTTCCCCCTTCGATGGATCCGCGCCTCCTTCTTCCATCGTCAACACACAGTACCGCGACGAGGCAATCCTTCCGCCTCTCGTCCACGACGACGCTGCGAAGGTGGCGTCCTTGGATTCGGGAAACGACTTTGGCCTGCAGCAGACCGCCACGGTGCTTGCGTCCCTGGGGTCCGACGAGATGTCTTCGTCGACCACGCTCCTCGCCGGCTCCATATCCGACCGCTACATTCCGCCGTTCTACGACGACGACTGCTACACCATGCCACAGCCGTTTGTCGATACTCTCGCCAACCCCGACGATGACCTCCTCCAGGAGCTCGACGTGTTGGACGAGGATGCCGCGAGCGCCAACGCGGCTGACGACGATTCAGGCGCTGTCCTCGTCTATGCGCCGCTCGACTCGAACATCGACAGCAGCGGATCACCGCGCTACCCGTGCCTCCCCGAGGGTGCGGTGTTGTTCCATCGGGACCCGGACGAGAAGGTCCTCATCGGCGGGATGGAGTTGTCCGGCGAAGTCCGCCGCCTCCGTTTCTCCTTGCCGTCACCAGACCAGGCGATGAACCCCGCGCTCGTCCCCAACACCGACGCAGAGGAGGAGGAGGTTCTCACCATCACGCCCACCAAGTGTTTGATGAGAGTCCTCAACCGGCGCACCTACTCCGTCCCCAACCTCCCGGAGGAAAAGGTGCAGAACTTGATCCGCGTCGGCGGCGACAAGCTCAGGTTTCCCGATGACAGGACCATGTTTCCCAACAGCGCCAACGCCTACACCGACGACATTGGCAGGCTTGTCCTGTCCCACGGCTCCATCCACATCGCGCTCGACATCGAATGCGGGGTGACGAGCTGGGCCGCCTACCTGTTGTCATGGGACATCCTAGCCATGTCGTTCGCGCTGCGGGACTCTCACGAGGCGCGGATGCAGTTCACGCTGGTGCGCGGTGTGCCAGTCATGATTGGTGTGCTCGCGTCCAAATGCTTCGCCTACCCGACCCGTGCCTTACATATGGCGCACTGCTTCTGCTGCTACAGCCCTTTGCAACTCTACGATGGACTGTACTTGATCGAGGATGATCGTGTACTGCATCCCAGAGGGTACTGGATCCTGTCCGGCCCGCCAATCAACTGGAAGAAGTACTGGAAGGGGTGGGAGCGGACGAAGGAGGATGCAGCTAACAACTGTGCCCATGGCTACTACACTGCTGGAAAGGGAACTGTGCTGGTAGCTAACAATTTTGGTGATGACCTCTTTGCTGGCAGCAATGAGATCAAACAACCATGGCCTCCACCTCTGGAGTTAGCGTGCTTGGATTGGAACATCATGGTCTTCTTTGTGTTTCGTGTTTCCACGACCCTCTTCATCGACATTGACTCAGCTGGCTTTGGCACTGGTCTCGAGCTGTGGTCTAGCAGGGCCAGCGACAAAAACAAGTTCATGCTTGAACAACTGCATAGGAACAAGATGTCCAATAGGGCCACCCATGGGTGTTATGCCTGTCGACGGCCAATCCACCTTCGTGGACAGGATACCATTTGTTCCGGCTGCAATGATGGTTTTATCCAGGAAAGCAGTGAGATGGGTGGCGTACTGAACACTTATGGGCTCCTTGAACCAGACTTTGAAGAGCGTCGAGCCAAAAGAATTGGAATGATGGACGCCATATCTGCCCTTATCCAGCAACAGATGGCAGAAATAGGAAGAGATAGTTTGTTTGATATACATGGTCGACAAGGGACTTGTACTGAACATAGAAGGAGATCAACTGCTATTCATACTCTCATAATTGGGTGCATCCCTTCTCCTGCAGTTGGTAGTAGTGAATCTAGTGATGTCAATATTATCATGAGGGGAGGCTCTGGAGTTCGCGCTGTCCATCCAAATTTCAGTAGTCTAGTTGTTGGTTCAAGTCTGGAAGCTCTATTTGAGCATCTACTACTCCAAAACAATCGTCAAGCCACACCTCCTGCTCCACAGTCAGCTATTGACTCCATGTCGATTGGGTACAATACCACCATATCAGTGCCACAAATGCATGCAGTTTGCCTGAAGCTCCTCGAGAAGAATCTTCAGCCGGGAATGCGAGCTCTCGACGTTGGTTCAGGGATTGGTTTGGCCGCTGGCCTTGTTCCTTCTGGTCTGAGTGCTGTCAGCAGTGGCCAAGGTAATTTTTCAGTATTTGTTTGGGATCCTGGTGATAGCGGCTTGGTTACCTCTAGTCTGAGTGCCGTCAGCAGTGACCAAGGCAATTTTTCAGTCTTTGTTTGGGATCCTGGTGATCGTGGCTTGGTTACCTATGGTCTGAGAGTTGTCAGTATTGCAAGAGTTACTGCTATTATGTCAGGCACATATGCAAGAGCTGCTGCTACAACTTCCTCTCCGAAGATGCGCCAGACCCAGTTCAGATGGCGGGCCGAAGAGAGGCGTGATGCATTCAACAATGATGCTAATCCACAGATGAAGTTGATTCTACACCGTCAGCGTCTTGGGGGCAAGCCGCGTTTCAAGGAGTGGGGAATGTTAGGAGTGGCTGCCATGTGGGGCCATTGCCAGGGGGCAAGTAGATTTCTACAGCTATAA